Proteins co-encoded in one Deltaproteobacteria bacterium genomic window:
- the ispG gene encoding flavodoxin-dependent (E)-4-hydroxy-3-methylbut-2-enyl-diphosphate synthase yields the protein MSSRRQTRQFRLGSTTIGGSAPVTVQTMTKTDTHDVPATIAQIHEIATAGCDIVRLAVTDMEAAEALGPIRKASPIPIIADIHFQYKQALQALESGVDGLRLNPGNIGARWKVEEVVKSARERDVPIRIGVNSGSIDKDLLKKHGGPTVEAMVESAMEHVRILEELDFHNVKVSLKATNVDRFIEANRRFAELTDIPLHLGVTEAGTIWSGTIKSTAGLAVLLHEGIGDTLRVSLTGNPVEEVRVGWQILKSMGLRDRGIEIISCPTCGRLEIPIEEMCHTFEQRLAHIDHPFHLAIMGCAVNGPGESQEADIGIVAHHRAEMQLFKDGKFWRRASYDETIPLVVEEFDRKLREVREKGEQVQ from the coding sequence ATGAGTTCCCGACGTCAGACTCGACAGTTTCGACTAGGATCGACCACGATCGGCGGCAGCGCGCCGGTGACCGTTCAGACCATGACCAAGACCGACACGCACGACGTGCCGGCGACGATCGCGCAGATCCACGAGATCGCCACCGCGGGATGCGACATCGTACGTCTCGCGGTGACGGACATGGAAGCCGCCGAGGCACTCGGTCCGATCAGGAAAGCGTCGCCGATTCCGATCATCGCGGACATCCATTTCCAGTACAAACAGGCCCTCCAGGCGCTCGAGTCGGGCGTGGACGGACTTCGTCTGAATCCGGGCAATATCGGCGCGCGCTGGAAGGTCGAGGAGGTCGTGAAATCCGCCCGGGAGCGCGACGTACCGATCCGCATCGGCGTGAACTCAGGCTCCATCGACAAGGACCTTCTGAAAAAGCACGGCGGCCCCACGGTCGAAGCCATGGTGGAATCCGCCATGGAGCACGTGCGGATTCTCGAGGAGCTCGACTTTCACAATGTGAAGGTCAGCCTGAAGGCGACCAACGTGGACCGGTTCATCGAGGCGAACCGGCGCTTCGCCGAGCTCACGGACATCCCCCTGCACCTCGGCGTGACGGAAGCCGGCACGATCTGGTCGGGCACGATCAAGAGCACCGCCGGACTCGCCGTGCTGCTCCACGAGGGCATCGGCGACACGCTGCGCGTCAGCCTCACCGGCAATCCGGTCGAGGAGGTGCGCGTCGGCTGGCAGATCCTCAAGTCGATGGGACTTCGCGACCGGGGGATCGAAATCATCTCGTGCCCGACGTGCGGGCGGCTCGAGATCCCCATCGAGGAGATGTGCCACACCTTCGAGCAGCGGCTCGCGCACATCGATCACCCGTTCCACCTCGCGATCATGGGCTGCGCGGTGAACGGCCCGGGCGAGTCGCAGGAGGCGGACATCGGCATCGTCGCCCACCACCGCGCCGAGATGCAGCTCTTCAAGGACGGCAAGTTCTGGCGCCGCGCGAGTTACGACGAGACGATTCCGCTCGTGGTCGAGGAGTTCGACCGCAAGCTCCGGGAAGTCCGCGAAAAGGGCGAACAAGTCCAGTAA
- the msrP gene encoding protein-methionine-sulfoxide reductase catalytic subunit MsrP encodes MRESLVTPQGDHDNRREILRKLGFGAVSAVGLAASRFGLRGPSAATASPIVPADIAERYPAPTNPHWAADETGRIVTPESRGTGYNNFYEFTASKKKVKDLAARLVTRPWSLEIGGLVERPMVLDVDDLTRRFDLEERVYRMRCVEAWSMVLPWTGFPMRALMDLARPLAAARYVRFWTFLDPGVAPGQKNDYWYPWPYYEALRIDEAAHDLTMLATGIYGKPLPPQNGAPIRLVVPWKYGYKSIKSIVAIEFVRDRPRTFWNDLAPAEYDFDANVDPAVPHPRWSQAREVDLGTKTKIATLPFNGYGELVASLYRK; translated from the coding sequence ATGCGCGAGTCGCTGGTGACGCCCCAGGGCGATCACGACAACCGGCGCGAGATCCTGCGCAAGCTGGGGTTCGGCGCGGTGTCCGCCGTCGGCCTTGCCGCGTCGAGGTTCGGCCTTCGCGGCCCTTCCGCGGCCACCGCGTCGCCCATCGTTCCCGCCGATATTGCCGAGCGATACCCCGCGCCGACCAATCCGCATTGGGCCGCGGATGAGACCGGCCGAATTGTCACGCCCGAATCGCGCGGGACGGGATACAACAACTTCTACGAGTTCACGGCGTCGAAGAAAAAAGTGAAGGACCTCGCGGCGAGGCTCGTCACGCGCCCTTGGAGCCTCGAGATCGGCGGGCTGGTCGAGCGGCCGATGGTGTTGGACGTCGACGACCTGACGCGTCGGTTTGACCTGGAAGAGCGCGTGTATCGCATGCGGTGCGTCGAGGCGTGGTCGATGGTGCTGCCGTGGACGGGGTTCCCGATGCGCGCGCTGATGGACCTCGCGCGTCCGCTCGCCGCCGCGCGGTATGTGCGCTTCTGGACCTTCCTCGATCCCGGCGTCGCGCCCGGGCAAAAAAACGACTACTGGTACCCGTGGCCGTATTACGAGGCGCTGCGCATCGACGAGGCCGCGCACGACCTGACGATGCTGGCGACGGGCATTTACGGCAAGCCGCTGCCGCCGCAAAACGGCGCGCCGATCCGCCTCGTTGTTCCGTGGAAGTACGGCTACAAGAGCATCAAGTCGATCGTCGCCATCGAGTTCGTGCGAGACCGACCGCGAACCTTCTGGAACGACCTCGCTCCCGCGGAGTACGACTTCGACGCCAATGTGGACCCGGCCGTGCCGCACCCACGCTGGTCGCAGGCCCGCGAGGTGGATCTCGGCACGAAGACGAAGATCGCCACGCTCCCCTTCAACGGGTACGGCGAACTCGTGGCGTCGCTCTATCGGAAATAG
- a CDS encoding phosphatase PAP2 family protein encodes MSILDRFAQSNGQLTISLRDNPVRSAVLTYMIVLCPHMLVLLALDQVFHVHLTSLNWILLGTAWPAVAVLLWTAWRLRRAGYRPSVSFAPYGQGVVTLLMFGVWAAGYFVIKKFLNYNELHSFDFALERRIPFAVNWTFVYLGLYPMYFIPLVLIRDDMAYKKAVVAYLAVMGICWPIFLLYPVTIARPEFAVTDFATWVLDVIYRADTPPVNCLPSMHVAMVLMCGLVIWEVHRGWGALAIAYALSIAASTVLTKQHYVVDSVASMATVTVVYLAVYRYAAFERTANYGREWWERYASRIANLR; translated from the coding sequence ATGTCGATACTGGACCGATTTGCGCAGTCGAACGGACAATTGACGATTTCCTTGAGGGACAATCCCGTTCGTTCCGCCGTCCTGACTTACATGATCGTTCTGTGCCCGCACATGCTGGTCCTGCTGGCGCTCGATCAAGTTTTCCACGTCCATTTGACGTCGCTCAACTGGATTCTGCTCGGCACGGCGTGGCCGGCGGTCGCCGTGTTGTTGTGGACCGCGTGGCGACTGCGTCGCGCGGGGTATCGCCCGTCCGTTTCGTTCGCGCCGTACGGGCAGGGTGTCGTGACGCTCCTGATGTTCGGCGTTTGGGCGGCCGGCTACTTCGTCATCAAAAAGTTCCTCAATTACAATGAGTTGCACTCGTTCGACTTCGCGCTGGAGAGGCGGATTCCCTTCGCCGTCAACTGGACCTTTGTGTACCTCGGCCTTTATCCGATGTACTTCATCCCGCTGGTCCTGATTCGAGACGACATGGCGTACAAAAAGGCGGTGGTCGCCTATCTGGCCGTCATGGGGATCTGCTGGCCGATCTTCCTTCTCTATCCCGTCACCATCGCGAGGCCCGAATTCGCCGTTACCGATTTCGCGACATGGGTGCTCGACGTCATCTACCGGGCCGATACGCCGCCCGTGAACTGCCTGCCTTCGATGCACGTCGCCATGGTGCTCATGTGCGGTCTCGTGATCTGGGAAGTCCACCGGGGATGGGGCGCTCTCGCGATCGCTTATGCATTGTCCATCGCGGCGTCGACCGTGCTCACCAAACAGCATTACGTGGTGGACAGCGTTGCCTCCATGGCCACGGTCACCGTGGTCTATCTGGCCGTCTATCGGTACGCCGCGTTCGAACGCACGGCGAACTACGGCCGCGAGTGGTGGGAACGCTACGCGAGCCGCATCGCGAATTTGCGATAG
- a CDS encoding DUF4091 domain-containing protein, with amino-acid sequence MRRYPWVALLIAAIGAIPSISAAEYTVALTHGTAKQRPEVGFDASSAFHLKAARNEWEPFQVLIRDDDGTTNVDVTVTDFAGPGSPIGPVELYRIHYVPVPADRISSFPPDPSKAGDWPDGLVPFEDHFVGENRGGAPFDLPAGYTMAVFGDIFIPAGQTPGTYTATVTVTADGRTTWQGELTLTVWNFEIPSEMSLAGAYGFSAGTMCGWHGARGGITDCTTLTERYFEEFARHRIGLDTWQQNSPEYAWNDAEQTFDWDWSDFDNFHAPFLDGTFYSDGFRFNTMTLPGAPGGRPGDVDATVWEREYWRGWAEHFRESGWNDVLFYYLPDEPRPEQYADLRDLAARLHAADEDLQPLVTEQFEAGLAGDIDIWCPDEPLFSDSLPTPPFPEVYEERRALGEKTWWYNCISAVVWFDFANHFVDFESSYQRIWTWLTRRYDFQGLLFWHTVYLPGLGLDPWDSQYAPPFAQGDGNLIYPGTIDRIGGTTDIPVASLRMKYIRESMEDYEYFHLLDERGDGDWVDGVVRTVSPKTYQWEHDWQALLDWREKVAGKILGTLDEIAPDAPTGMAAIGEQESIHVTWTAPDDADLAGFDVWYGIYEHDEYFGGAVDADADGATITGLTAGREHRVWVHAFDDAGNRSDSSEVVTATPLAGIDAVGQAPGDAAESDDGDDDAGDDDVHNPNGVEVESVEDADHTGACACGRA; translated from the coding sequence ATGCGTCGATATCCGTGGGTTGCGTTGCTCATCGCCGCGATCGGGGCGATTCCTTCCATCTCCGCCGCCGAATACACCGTGGCGCTCACGCACGGCACCGCCAAGCAGCGGCCGGAGGTTGGATTCGACGCGTCGAGCGCGTTTCATTTGAAGGCGGCGCGAAACGAGTGGGAACCGTTTCAGGTGCTGATTCGCGACGACGACGGCACGACGAACGTCGATGTGACGGTGACCGATTTCGCGGGTCCGGGGAGTCCAATCGGGCCGGTGGAACTCTATCGCATCCACTACGTCCCCGTGCCCGCCGATCGCATCAGCAGCTTCCCGCCGGACCCGTCCAAGGCGGGCGACTGGCCGGACGGGCTTGTTCCCTTCGAAGATCACTTCGTCGGCGAGAACCGGGGCGGCGCGCCCTTCGATCTGCCCGCGGGCTACACGATGGCCGTCTTCGGCGACATCTTCATCCCGGCGGGTCAGACGCCGGGGACTTACACCGCCACGGTCACCGTGACGGCGGACGGACGCACGACGTGGCAGGGCGAACTGACGCTGACCGTGTGGAACTTCGAGATCCCGAGCGAGATGTCGCTCGCCGGCGCGTATGGTTTCAGTGCCGGGACGATGTGCGGTTGGCACGGCGCGCGCGGTGGAATCACGGATTGCACCACGCTGACCGAACGGTACTTCGAGGAGTTCGCGCGGCATCGCATCGGTCTCGACACCTGGCAGCAGAACTCGCCGGAATACGCATGGAATGACGCCGAGCAGACCTTCGATTGGGACTGGTCGGACTTCGACAATTTCCACGCGCCGTTTCTCGACGGAACATTTTACAGCGACGGGTTCCGGTTCAACACGATGACCCTGCCCGGCGCGCCCGGAGGGCGGCCCGGCGACGTGGACGCCACGGTCTGGGAGCGCGAGTACTGGCGCGGTTGGGCCGAGCACTTCCGCGAAAGCGGTTGGAACGACGTGCTATTTTACTACCTGCCCGACGAGCCGCGCCCCGAGCAGTACGCCGACCTGCGCGACCTCGCCGCGCGGTTGCACGCCGCGGACGAAGACCTGCAACCGCTCGTGACGGAGCAGTTCGAGGCGGGACTCGCCGGCGACATCGACATCTGGTGCCCGGACGAACCGCTGTTTTCCGACTCGCTCCCCACTCCGCCGTTTCCCGAGGTTTACGAGGAACGGCGCGCGCTGGGCGAAAAGACGTGGTGGTACAACTGCATCAGCGCCGTCGTGTGGTTCGACTTCGCCAACCACTTCGTCGATTTCGAGTCGTCCTACCAGCGCATCTGGACGTGGCTGACGCGGCGATACGACTTTCAGGGTCTTCTCTTCTGGCACACGGTCTATCTGCCCGGCCTCGGCCTCGATCCGTGGGACTCGCAGTACGCACCGCCCTTTGCGCAGGGCGACGGAAATCTGATCTACCCGGGCACCATCGATCGGATCGGCGGCACGACGGATATCCCGGTCGCGTCGCTGCGCATGAAGTACATCCGCGAATCGATGGAAGACTACGAATACTTCCACCTGCTCGACGAGCGCGGTGACGGCGACTGGGTGGACGGCGTCGTCCGCACCGTCTCGCCCAAGACCTATCAGTGGGAGCACGATTGGCAGGCGCTGCTCGACTGGCGCGAGAAGGTGGCGGGCAAGATTCTGGGTACGCTCGATGAAATCGCACCCGATGCCCCGACGGGCATGGCCGCCATCGGCGAGCAGGAGTCGATTCACGTGACGTGGACCGCACCGGACGATGCCGATCTCGCCGGATTCGACGTGTGGTACGGCATTTACGAGCACGACGAGTACTTCGGCGGTGCGGTGGATGCCGATGCAGACGGCGCAACCATCACGGGGCTCACCGCAGGCCGCGAGCACCGCGTGTGGGTCCACGCGTTCGACGACGCGGGGAACCGGTCGGATTCGAGCGAGGTCGTCACCGCGACGCCGCTCGCAGGAATCGACGCGGTCGGGCAAGCGCCCGGCGACGCAGCCGAGAGCGACGACGGTGACGACGACGCGGGAGACGATGACGTCCACAACCCGAATGGAGTTGAGGTCGAGTCGGTAGAGGACGCGGACCACACCGGCGCCTGCGCTTGCGGGAGGGCCTGA
- a CDS encoding TVP38/TMEM64 family protein codes for MKTRIPPISVAKFAALAAIVAALFALAWRFNLPLDDLRALVAGIDPAVQYPAFVAIYALVSVAPVPGRDVVKLTGAFLYGGWASAWLVYFGEIAAVLVTWGLGQSLGRDLIERLLAGRLDTLQAKIRVANWRQIALLRVFPGTPYRFMNYAAAITPIRGAPYLVGCVVGTWPRTVFFQLVFGATGATLAARGVTTLQIVAVSVGFVVAAAAVWALGRRLRARRTATRVR; via the coding sequence GTGAAAACGCGGATTCCGCCGATCTCCGTCGCCAAATTCGCCGCACTCGCGGCGATCGTCGCCGCGCTGTTCGCACTGGCGTGGCGATTCAACCTGCCGCTCGACGACCTGCGCGCGCTGGTCGCGGGCATCGACCCCGCGGTCCAATACCCCGCGTTCGTGGCCATCTACGCCCTCGTCAGCGTCGCGCCCGTGCCGGGGCGCGACGTCGTCAAGCTGACCGGCGCGTTTCTTTACGGCGGATGGGCGAGCGCCTGGCTCGTGTACTTCGGGGAAATCGCGGCGGTTCTCGTCACCTGGGGCCTCGGCCAGTCGCTGGGCCGCGACCTGATCGAACGTCTGCTTGCGGGCCGACTCGACACGCTTCAGGCGAAAATTCGAGTTGCGAACTGGCGACAGATCGCTCTCCTGCGCGTGTTTCCCGGCACACCCTACCGATTCATGAACTACGCCGCCGCCATCACCCCGATTCGTGGTGCGCCCTATCTGGTCGGGTGCGTCGTCGGCACTTGGCCGCGCACGGTTTTCTTTCAACTCGTCTTCGGCGCCACCGGCGCCACCCTCGCCGCGCGCGGCGTGACGACCCTGCAAATCGTGGCGGTTTCCGTGGGTTTCGTCGTGGCGGCGGCCGCGGTCTGGGCGCTTGGGCGGCGTCTGCGAGCCCGGCGAACCGCGACTCGCGTCAGGTGA